A genome region from Brassica oleracea var. oleracea cultivar TO1000 chromosome C2, BOL, whole genome shotgun sequence includes the following:
- the LOC106326521 gene encoding multidrug and toxin extrusion protein 2-like, which yields METSNITSHTNLLSKIDVEKQNPTHIVPTFSELKTEAKSLFSLAFPTILAALILYARSAISMLFLGYIGELELAGGSLAIAFANITGYSVLAGLALGMDPLCSQAFGAGKPTLLSLTLQRTVLFLLTSSLVIVALWLNLGNIMISLHQDPSIASLAQTYILFSIPDLLTNSILNPLRIYLRAQGITSPLTIATLAGTIFHIPMNFLLVSYLGLGFIGVSMAAAASNLFVVAFLVAYVWVKGLHEPTWTRPSSECFKDWGPLVNLAIPSCVGVCLEWWWYEIMTVLCGLLINPQTPVAAMGILIQTTSLLYIFPSSLGFAVSTRVGNELGSNRPNTARLSAIVAVTFAGVMGMTASAFAWGVSDVWGRIFTNDFDIIRLTAAALPILGLCELGNCPQTVGCGVVRGTAWPSKAANINLGAFYLVGTPVAVGLTFWAGYGFCGLWIGLFAAQICCAAMMLYVVATTDWEGEAMRARKLTCSESVDVVITTQSNGDLTEPLVYVVTVAADH from the coding sequence ATGGAAACCTCAAACATAACCAGTCACACAAATCTTCTATCGAAGATAGACGTAGAAAAGCAAAACCCTACTCACATTGTCCCAACATTCTCTGAGCTTAAGACAGAAGCAAAGTCTCTCTTCTCCTTAGCCTTCCCCACGATCCTCGCCGCGCTCATCCTCTATGCTCGCTCAGCCATCTCAATGCTCTTCCTCGGTTATATCGGCGAACTAGAGCTCGCTGGTGGCTCCTTGGCCATTGCCTTTGCCAACATTACTGGATACTCAGTTCTTGCAGGCCTTGCACTCGGCATGGACCCACTTTGCTCCCAAGCCTTTGGAGCCGGCAAGCCAACACTCCTCTCATTAACTCTTCAAAGAACCGTGCTCTTCTTGCTCACCAGCTCGCTTGTAATTGTCGCTCTATGGCTCAACCTGGGGAACATCATGATCTCTCTCCATCAAGATCCAAGTATTGCATCGTTGGCTCAAACATATATCCTCTTCTCTATTCCGGACTTGCTTACCAACTCTATTCTTAACCCTCTTCGTATATACCTTCGAGCACAAGGCATCACAAGTCCACTAACTATCGCTACACTAGCCGGCACCATCTTCCACATACCGATGAACTTTCTCCTAGTTTCTTACCTTGGATTGGGTTTCATCGGTGTTTCAATGGCTGCAGCCGCTTCAAATCTTTTTGTTGTCGCCTTCCTTGTGGCCTACGTTTGGGTCAAAGGTCTACACGAGCCAACGTGGACCCGCCCTAGCTCAGAATGTTTCAAAGACTGGGGCCCACTGGTTAATTTGGCAATACCGAGTTGCGTGGGAGTATGTCTAGAGTGGTGGTGGTACGAGATCATGACCGTTCTTTGTGGTTTACTCATTAACCCTCAGACTCCAGTTGCAGCTATGGGCATTCTTATTCAAACGACGTCGTTGCTTTACATTTTTCCATCGTCTCTAGGGTTTGCAGTTTCCACCCGCGTAGGTAACGAACTTGGATCAAACCGACCAAACACGGCTAGGTTATCAGCCATTGTGGCCGTTACCTTTGCTGGAGTAATGGGCATGACGGCCTCTGCGTTTGCTTGGGGTGTAAGCGACGTCTGGGGACGTATTTTCACTAACGATTTTGATATCATCCGGCTAACCGCGGCTGCGCTGCCGATTCTTGGGCTCTGCGAGCTCGGGAACTGCCCGCAAACAGTAGGTTGCGGGGTTGTTAGAGGGACTGCTTGGCCGTCTAAAGCTGCCAACATAAACCTAGGTGCGTTTTACCTTGTCGGAACGCCTGTAGCTGTTGGGCTAACGTTTTGGGCCGGGTATGGATTTTGCGGGCTTTGGATAGGTCTTTTCGCGGCGCAGATATGTTGTGCTGCTATGATGCTTTATGTCGTGGCCACTACAGATTGGGAGGGAGAAGCGATGAGAGCTAGAAAGCTTACGTGCAGTGAAAGCGTCGATGTGGTGATTACAACGCAAAGTAACGGTGATTTAACGGAACCACTAGTTTACGTTGTCACTGTTGCTGCTGACCACTAA
- the LOC106326653 gene encoding histidine-containing phosphotransfer protein 4: MDIKALHLKLQEMRQSFFNEGYLNCQYTQIEALEKDSSPYFIVEIITLYFRDSPNVIAALEHELAREPIELPKITKCINRLKSSSASIGAIKINNELEKANILLQAGNVEGMKEAVRRIKKEHSELRAKFETYFQLMRRAGPTEQAVNSS; this comes from the exons ATGGATATAAAAGCCCTACATCTAAAACTTCAAGAGATGAGACAATCTTTCTTTAACGAG GGCTACCTCAATTGTCAGTATACTCAGATAGAAGCATTGGAGAAAGACTCAAGCCCTTATTTTATTGTAGAAATAATAACTCTCTATTTCAGAGATTCCCCCAATGTTATTGCTGCTTTGGAGCATGAATT GGCGCGGGAGCCAATAGAGCTACCCAAGATTACCAAATGCATTAATCGGTTAAAAAGCAGCAGCGCCAG CATCGGTGCCATCAAAATTAACAATGAACTTGAGAAGGCAAACATACTTCTCCAAGCTGGCAATGTAGAAGG AATGAAAGAAGCAGTGCGTCGTATTAAGAAGGAGCACAGTGAACTCCGCGCAAAGTTTGAGACATATTTTCAG TTGATGAGACGAGCTGGTCCAACAGAACAAGCTGTGAACTCAAGCTAA